The segment TCCACTAAGCCGGAATTAGGTAGCCTGAATTCCTGCAGACGGTCCCTCCAAAGAGTCAATTCTTCTTCATTAGCTACACGAAATGCAACATGGTGAACACTTCCACGCCCAGGTCTTTCACGCGGCAAATCATTACGCACCTCAAGATGGATCTCTGCACCAGTACCACCTTCACCGGTAGAAAAAACGAGAATATCTTCTTGGCCGCCAATTTGAGATGGGTAGCTGCCAACTTGTTTAAATGTAAGAAGTTCTGTCAACACGTTGATCGTTGGTCCAGGATCTTGTACGGTTAATTTACTCGGTCCGAGTCCAATAATTCCTTTTTCCACTGGAACGCTGCTATGCTCCCAGACCTTCCCACCTGCTACGCCTGCGTTTGTTTCATCAGAAATCAAAGTTAAACGCTGTCGTTCAGGGTCACGGAAATGAATGACTTTTCTCTCGCCTTGATTTGAGATCCCGTCATGATCAATGTCATATTCATTGAAATGATTTTCAAAGTAGTCTAATGCAGCATCATTTGGTACACGTAAGGAAGTACCGGAAATACTGCTAATTCCTTGATAGGTTGTTCCTGCATGCGGAATTTCGAAAAAAGTTAAGTCAGTCCCGGGATTTCCAACTTCGTCTGCGTAAAACAGGTGATAAACAGATGTGTCATCCTGATTAACTGTTTTCTTGACGAGACGCATTCCTAATAGTTCTGTATAAAAGTGATAATTATTTTTTGCATTTGCCGTAAGAGCCGATACATGGTGAATCCCTTTTAGCTCCATAGAAAACTCCTCCTTAGCAGGTAACTATAAGATTATCCTGAATTCAATATAAAATTAGTATAAACCAATTGTAGTAATTCGTCTACTTGTCTGCTTCATCTCGAGTCCCATCAGGAGTTGGCCGCATGCCTCTTTGGAGTTGGTTAATGCTTAATCCGAAATCCATTTGCAGGTGTGGGTAATCTCTGAAATTCTCCCAGTCGCCGCCCCATTCAAATCCTAATTCCTTAGCAAGACCAGCGACTTCAAACCAGTCTGCATCCCCGTTATCATTTCCGTCATAATGAATATCCCAAATAATATCACCATTATCATCAACAAGTGCATAATCTATGGCCAGTCCATAATTATGATACGATTCGCCACCTCTTGCATTTGTAACAATGTTTCCACTTGTCGATCTTCCTTGCTCATATAATTCATTTTGTCTTTCAATAGAACGCGTTTCATCCGTAATAACAACATCAATATCTATAGCTGCTGCTTGATCCAGCAGCTCATTTTTCTTTTCCTCAACAATTGGATGCAGTTCAGTTGGAAGGTCTGCATCTTCACCCATATCTATATAGTTATCTTCCATGCGATTATAGAAAACGAATATAATGATTAAAAATAAAATAATAATCATCCATGGAAAGAGTATTTTTTTAATGCCTTTCATGTTGTTAGATCCT is part of the Virgibacillus sp. NKC19-16 genome and harbors:
- a CDS encoding M15 family metallopeptidase — protein: MKGIKKILFPWMIIILFLIIIFVFYNRMEDNYIDMGEDADLPTELHPIVEEKKNELLDQAAAIDIDVVITDETRSIERQNELYEQGRSTSGNIVTNARGGESYHNYGLAIDYALVDDNGDIIWDIHYDGNDNGDADWFEVAGLAKELGFEWGGDWENFRDYPHLQMDFGLSINQLQRGMRPTPDGTRDEADK
- a CDS encoding ring-cleaving dioxygenase, producing MELKGIHHVSALTANAKNNYHFYTELLGMRLVKKTVNQDDTSVYHLFYADEVGNPGTDLTFFEIPHAGTTYQGISSISGTSLRVPNDAALDYFENHFNEYDIDHDGISNQGERKVIHFRDPERQRLTLISDETNAGVAGGKVWEHSSVPVEKGIIGLGPSKLTVQDPGPTINVLTELLTFKQVGSYPSQIGGQEDILVFSTGEGGTGAEIHLEVRNDLPRERPGRGSVHHVAFRVANEEELTLWRDRLQEFRLPNSGLVERFYFKSLYFREPNGILFELATDGPGFATDEDVEYLGESLALPPYFEDQREEIEGKLKPLETEREH